A window of Polaromonas hydrogenivorans contains these coding sequences:
- a CDS encoding DUF3320 domain-containing protein: protein MSYLQNDPLAMNGAIAADPVAPEAKIRIDIEADATTGYAAIQNAVPVVRALRLTNLMAEAVENLEVVVSCSPAFARGLKLRFDKLAAGETRRISPLDLQPDHAFLADLKESVNASVRVVAEAGGQELAAASRPVQVLAYDQWAGTRALPELLAAFCMPNNPAIDVLIGKASRLLRASHPELSMNGYQSKNRDVVWKQVSSIYSTIAAENLQYVEPPASFGSDGQKIRTPDRIFDARVATCLDLAMLFASCLEQAGLRPVILLKEGHAWVGVWLHLASFSDALIDDVQAIRKRVDSGEFLVFETTGAARHASSRPSLRIAMEQGHAHLLEDASFRYAIDIHRAREVQIKPLPSRALPLIPGELAPEDAPAAIEPMPLLPPLDSDSLAPLDVRADDTPEGRLSTWKSRLLDLTLRNRLLNFKPTKATLQLVAPELARLEDALADGAEFKIRPLPDLMEGADPRMAEVHTQRAGSTPLDDMALEALGNRELLARASKEALDGNLLAIYSAARTGLEEGGANTLYLAMGLLRWTEAEKADAVHLAPLLLIPVTLQRQSVRSGFRLIRHDDEAIVNPTLLHLLKTSFELKVAGLDVVPTDDKGVDVAQVLQSFRLAVREIAQWEVLEQAHLGIFSFTKYLMWKDLQDRTEQLKQSRVVRHLIDKPGEAFAREGTDGEFDRLDITHRPQDILTPLLSDSSQLKAICAVDAGRDLVLEGPPGTGKSQTITNLIAHSLAKGKTVLFVSEKMAALEVVHRRLSSIGLGPFCLELHSSKAKKTDVLQQLGKSLAISAQRTADDWAREAGRLGQLRQSLNGLVDSLHHEYPNGFTVFEATGTCIAHTGKEASAMPWLDPLTHDRADLDRLEETARRMASLAGALPTLENHPLSLIGQTDWSNSWQDTVLAAAQSLDAAIRSLQEKSLALGSLTGQPTTGLSLDAYAALDQLADVLLLAPGVPAGLAGQAHDPGARARVHALAQHGLARNQHWQQIGPGWTEQVATLNAVELQGQWAQASSDWWPKSMLAQRALIGRLSGFRTDSQRPSEADVQALLAPLAALNEEDRVLRSLQADAEALLQESYAGLKTDWASLAAHELWAKKFADAVTRVAGADLAQVNPLHQALGPLVSSNRAALAVGGQAGRALLAYRDAWREFSQKQGALETLAQPVDPLQGPDGAQGALERIQGVLSAWQLNRRLIQPWCLWRNVREQAMDQGLQALVASLENGEVPLGEVESHFKFSYRNWWLKKTIDRDPLLRGFSSADHARKIHEFRDADVRFQKLTEHYIVATLSGHIPSLAGSAVGPDSELGRLRRELQKKSRQMPVRQLVRGLPTLLPKLKPCLLMSPLSVAQYLDAGYAPFDLVVFDEASQIPVWDAIGAIARGRQLVVVGDAKQLPPTSFFSKSGDPEGGTHGMGEEPVEDLESILDECLGAGMNRLSLQWHYRSRHESLITFSNVNYYESSLVTFPSPVTDDSAVRFEHVAGVYDRGGSRTNRLEADAIVEGISAHYLSPQKKHLTLGVVTFNQPQQLLIETLVDARRRASPELDRAIAARANEPLFIKNLENVQGDERDVILFSITYGPDVAGKTTMNFGPLNGEGGQRRLNVAISRAREAVVIYSTLRPEQIDLARVRAAGVRDLKHYLEFAIKGYRALAEQSLPTGQEPDSPFEVAVIRLLRKHGWEVHPQVGCSGYRIDIGVVDPRAPGRYLAGIECDGATYHSAATARDRDRLRQHVLEGLGWHILRIWSTDWWLNPEGEIDKISQRLKALVAMPDDTQAASAVQVPVALQADPEPAPESEAAQGLPMEPDGFPSEEEILAIYRPTSLPAGDPLRFHDASALPDLAGHLAHVIEAEGPLTETALFRKVAHAWGIGRIGAKVSERLRTLTPERFVRTIEEEAIFYWPAQSDTQSWEQFRIADASEPSRRHVDEVCLEELSALAHHVLQQAGASSRQDAARSVCLLLGMNRVPEEAEARANEAMNRLIASELVVEIEGQVRLVE from the coding sequence ATGAGTTATTTGCAGAACGACCCCCTGGCCATGAACGGCGCGATTGCGGCCGATCCCGTCGCCCCTGAAGCAAAAATCCGGATCGACATCGAGGCCGATGCCACGACCGGCTATGCCGCGATACAAAACGCCGTTCCGGTCGTGCGGGCGCTGCGGCTGACCAACCTGATGGCCGAGGCGGTTGAAAACCTGGAGGTCGTGGTGTCCTGCAGCCCGGCGTTTGCCCGGGGCCTGAAGCTGCGCTTTGACAAGCTGGCCGCTGGTGAAACGCGCCGCATCTCGCCGCTGGACCTGCAGCCCGACCATGCCTTCCTGGCCGACCTGAAGGAGTCGGTCAACGCCTCGGTCCGGGTCGTGGCTGAAGCCGGCGGCCAGGAACTGGCCGCTGCCTCCCGGCCGGTGCAAGTGCTGGCCTATGACCAATGGGCCGGAACGCGCGCGCTGCCCGAATTGCTGGCGGCGTTTTGCATGCCGAACAACCCGGCGATCGATGTGCTGATCGGCAAGGCCTCCAGGCTGCTGCGCGCCAGCCATCCCGAGCTGTCGATGAACGGCTACCAGTCCAAGAATCGCGATGTGGTCTGGAAGCAGGTCTCCAGCATCTACAGCACGATTGCGGCCGAGAACCTGCAGTATGTCGAGCCGCCCGCCTCGTTTGGCTCCGACGGCCAGAAAATCCGCACGCCCGACCGCATTTTCGATGCGCGCGTCGCCACCTGCCTGGACCTGGCGATGCTGTTCGCCTCGTGCCTGGAGCAGGCCGGCCTGCGCCCGGTCATCCTGCTCAAGGAGGGCCATGCCTGGGTCGGCGTCTGGCTGCACCTGGCGTCTTTTTCGGACGCGCTGATCGATGATGTGCAAGCCATCCGCAAGCGGGTGGACAGCGGTGAATTCCTGGTGTTTGAAACTACCGGCGCGGCCCGCCACGCCAGTTCGCGGCCATCGCTGCGGATTGCCATGGAGCAGGGCCACGCCCATTTGCTGGAAGACGCCAGTTTTCGCTATGCGATTGACATTCACCGCGCCCGCGAAGTGCAGATCAAGCCGCTGCCGTCGCGCGCGCTTCCCCTGATACCGGGCGAGCTGGCGCCCGAGGATGCGCCTGCGGCCATCGAGCCGATGCCGCTGCTGCCGCCGCTGGACTCCGATTCGCTGGCGCCGCTGGATGTGCGCGCAGACGACACGCCCGAAGGCCGCCTGTCCACCTGGAAATCCCGGCTGCTCGACCTGACGCTGCGCAACCGGCTGCTCAATTTCAAGCCGACCAAGGCCACGCTGCAACTGGTGGCGCCCGAGCTGGCCCGGCTCGAAGACGCGCTGGCCGACGGCGCCGAGTTCAAGATCAGGCCGCTGCCCGACCTCATGGAAGGCGCCGATCCGCGCATGGCCGAGGTGCACACCCAGCGCGCCGGAAGCACGCCGCTGGACGACATGGCGCTTGAAGCGCTGGGCAACCGGGAATTGCTCGCCCGGGCTTCGAAGGAAGCGCTGGATGGCAACCTGCTGGCCATCTACAGCGCCGCCCGCACCGGGCTGGAGGAGGGCGGCGCCAACACGCTGTACCTGGCGATGGGCCTGCTGCGCTGGACCGAAGCCGAAAAGGCCGACGCGGTGCATCTGGCGCCGCTGCTCTTGATCCCGGTCACGCTGCAGCGCCAGTCGGTGCGCAGCGGCTTTCGCTTGATACGGCATGACGACGAGGCCATCGTCAACCCGACGCTGCTGCACCTGCTGAAAACCAGTTTCGAGCTGAAGGTGGCCGGCCTGGATGTGGTGCCGACGGACGACAAGGGCGTTGACGTGGCGCAGGTGCTGCAGTCGTTCCGCTTGGCGGTGCGCGAGATTGCGCAGTGGGAAGTGCTGGAGCAGGCGCACCTGGGAATTTTTTCGTTCACCAAGTATTTAATGTGGAAAGATCTGCAGGACCGCACCGAGCAGCTCAAGCAAAGCCGCGTCGTCAGGCATTTGATCGACAAGCCCGGCGAGGCATTTGCGCGCGAAGGAACGGACGGCGAATTTGACCGGCTCGACATCACCCATCGTCCCCAGGACATCCTCACGCCGCTGCTGTCCGACTCGTCGCAGCTCAAGGCGATTTGCGCGGTCGATGCCGGACGCGACCTGGTGCTTGAAGGGCCGCCCGGCACCGGCAAGAGCCAGACCATCACCAACCTGATCGCGCACAGCCTGGCCAAGGGCAAGACCGTGCTGTTCGTGTCGGAGAAGATGGCGGCGCTCGAAGTGGTGCATCGGCGCCTCTCCAGCATCGGGCTGGGTCCGTTTTGCCTGGAGCTGCATTCCTCCAAGGCCAAGAAGACCGACGTGCTGCAGCAGCTCGGCAAGTCGCTGGCCATCAGCGCCCAGCGCACGGCCGATGACTGGGCGCGCGAAGCCGGGCGGCTGGGGCAGCTGCGCCAGTCGCTCAACGGGCTGGTCGATTCGCTGCACCACGAGTACCCCAACGGCTTCACCGTCTTTGAAGCCACCGGAACCTGCATAGCCCATACCGGCAAAGAGGCTTCGGCCATGCCGTGGCTTGATCCCTTGACGCACGACCGGGCCGACCTGGACCGGCTGGAGGAAACCGCCCGGCGCATGGCCTCGCTGGCCGGCGCGCTGCCGACGCTTGAGAATCATCCTCTGTCCCTCATCGGCCAGACCGACTGGTCGAATTCATGGCAGGACACTGTGTTGGCCGCTGCGCAATCGCTTGATGCCGCCATTCGCTCCCTGCAGGAAAAATCACTGGCCTTGGGAAGTTTGACCGGCCAGCCCACCACCGGCCTGAGTCTGGACGCCTATGCCGCGCTCGATCAACTGGCCGACGTGCTGCTGCTGGCGCCCGGCGTGCCCGCGGGCCTGGCCGGGCAGGCGCATGACCCGGGCGCGCGGGCGCGCGTGCATGCGCTGGCGCAGCACGGCCTGGCGCGCAACCAGCACTGGCAGCAAATCGGTCCTGGCTGGACGGAGCAGGTCGCCACGCTCAACGCGGTGGAACTGCAGGGGCAATGGGCGCAGGCGAGTTCCGACTGGTGGCCCAAGTCCATGTTGGCCCAGCGTGCCCTCATCGGCCGCCTGAGCGGCTTTCGCACCGACAGCCAGCGCCCGAGCGAGGCCGATGTGCAGGCCCTGCTGGCACCGCTGGCGGCGCTGAACGAGGAAGACCGGGTGCTGCGCAGCCTGCAGGCGGACGCCGAGGCGCTGCTGCAAGAGTCTTACGCCGGCCTCAAGACCGACTGGGCCAGCCTGGCCGCTCATGAGTTGTGGGCGAAGAAGTTTGCCGATGCGGTGACGCGGGTGGCCGGGGCTGATCTGGCGCAGGTCAATCCGCTGCACCAGGCGCTGGGGCCGCTGGTGTCGAGCAACCGCGCGGCCCTGGCCGTTGGCGGCCAGGCCGGCCGTGCGCTGCTGGCCTACCGTGACGCCTGGCGGGAATTCAGCCAGAAGCAGGGTGCGCTGGAAACCCTGGCCCAGCCGGTCGATCCCTTGCAGGGGCCTGATGGTGCGCAAGGCGCACTGGAACGCATCCAGGGCGTGCTCAGCGCCTGGCAACTCAACCGGCGGCTGATCCAGCCCTGGTGCCTGTGGCGCAATGTACGCGAGCAGGCGATGGACCAGGGCCTGCAGGCGCTGGTCGCCAGCCTTGAAAACGGGGAAGTGCCCCTGGGCGAGGTGGAGTCGCATTTCAAGTTCAGCTACCGCAACTGGTGGCTGAAAAAAACCATTGATCGCGACCCGCTGCTGCGCGGCTTTTCCAGCGCCGACCATGCGCGCAAGATTCACGAGTTCCGTGATGCCGATGTGCGCTTCCAGAAGCTGACCGAGCATTACATCGTCGCCACCCTGTCCGGGCATATCCCTTCGCTGGCTGGCAGCGCGGTCGGCCCCGACAGCGAGCTGGGCCGCTTGCGGCGCGAGCTGCAAAAAAAGAGCCGGCAGATGCCCGTGCGCCAGCTGGTTCGCGGCCTGCCGACCCTGCTGCCCAAGCTCAAGCCCTGTTTGCTGATGTCGCCGCTGTCGGTGGCGCAGTACCTGGACGCAGGCTACGCGCCGTTTGATCTGGTCGTGTTCGACGAAGCCTCGCAGATTCCGGTCTGGGATGCCATCGGCGCGATTGCCCGTGGCCGGCAGCTGGTCGTGGTGGGCGATGCCAAGCAACTGCCGCCGACCAGCTTTTTCAGCAAGTCAGGCGACCCCGAGGGCGGCACGCATGGCATGGGCGAGGAGCCGGTGGAAGACCTGGAAAGCATCCTCGACGAATGCCTGGGCGCCGGCATGAACCGGCTGAGCCTGCAGTGGCATTACCGCAGCCGCCACGAAAGCCTGATCACCTTCAGCAACGTCAACTACTACGAATCGAGCCTGGTCACCTTTCCCTCGCCGGTTACCGACGACAGCGCCGTGCGTTTCGAGCATGTAGCCGGGGTCTATGACCGGGGCGGCAGCCGCACCAACCGGCTTGAAGCCGACGCGATTGTCGAAGGCATCAGCGCGCATTACCTGTCGCCGCAAAAGAAGCATCTGACGCTTGGCGTGGTGACCTTCAACCAGCCCCAGCAGCTGCTGATTGAAACGCTGGTCGATGCCAGGCGCCGCGCCAGCCCGGAACTCGACCGGGCGATTGCGGCGCGCGCCAACGAGCCGCTGTTCATCAAGAACCTGGAAAACGTGCAGGGCGACGAGCGCGACGTGATTCTCTTCTCGATCACCTACGGTCCGGACGTGGCCGGCAAGACGACCATGAACTTCGGGCCGCTCAACGGCGAGGGCGGGCAGCGCCGGCTCAATGTGGCGATTTCGCGGGCGCGCGAGGCCGTCGTCATCTACAGCACGCTGAGGCCCGAGCAGATCGACCTGGCCCGGGTGCGCGCCGCCGGCGTGCGCGACCTCAAGCATTACCTGGAGTTCGCCATCAAGGGCTACCGCGCGCTGGCCGAGCAGAGCCTGCCGACCGGCCAGGAGCCCGACAGCCCGTTCGAGGTGGCGGTGATCCGCCTGCTGCGCAAGCACGGCTGGGAGGTGCATCCGCAGGTCGGCTGCTCGGGCTACCGCATCGACATCGGCGTGGTCGATCCGCGCGCGCCGGGCCGCTACCTGGCCGGCATCGAATGCGACGGCGCTACCTACCATTCGGCCGCCACCGCACGCGACCGCGACCGCCTGCGCCAGCATGTGCTCGAAGGCCTGGGCTGGCACATTCTGCGCATCTGGTCCACCGACTGGTGGCTCAACCCGGAAGGCGAGATCGACAAGATCAGCCAGCGCCTGAAGGCTCTCGTGGCCATGCCCGATGACACGCAGGCGGCCAGCGCGGTGCAGGTTCCTGTGGCGCTTCAGGCCGATCCTGAGCCGGCCCCTGAAAGCGAAGCAGCCCAGGGTTTACCGATGGAGCCGGACGGCTTTCCCAGCGAAGAAGAGATCCTGGCCATCTACCGTCCGACCAGCCTGCCCGCAGGCGATCCGCTGAGGTTTCATGACGCCAGTGCCTTGCCGGACCTGGCCGGGCACCTCGCCCACGTCATTGAAGCCGAGGGTCCGCTCACCGAAACGGCCTTGTTCCGAAAGGTCGCCCATGCCTGGGGAATCGGGCGCATTGGCGCCAAGGTATCCGAGCGGCTCAGAACGCTGACGCCCGAGCGCTTCGTTCGCACCATCGAGGAAGAGGCGATTTTTTACTGGCCGGCGCAATCCGACACGCAGTCGTGGGAGCAGTTCCGCATCGCCGACGCCAGCGAGCCGTCGCGCCGCCATGTTGACGAGGTCTGCCTTGAAGAGCTTTCCGCGCTGGCCCACCATGTGTTGCAGCAAGCCGGCGCTTCGTCCCGGCAGGACGCTGCGCGCTCGGTCTGCCTGCTGCTGGGAATGAACCGCGTCCCCGAAGAGGCCGAAGCGCGGGCCAACGAGGCCATGAACCGCCTGATCGCCTCGGAACTCGTCGTGGAAATCGAGGGCCAGGTGCGCTTGGTGGAATGA
- a CDS encoding DUF58 domain-containing protein, which yields MAAFAFLPNPMSLARARFQRWFEARLPLSDSVLLTQRTVYILPTRPGLMLFLTLLVLLVASINYQLNLGYLLTFLLAGTTLVGMHVCHGTLRGLAMNLIAPHAHYAGATTAFDIKLTNARRSVRHGIGLSVLNPQDVDAQQGAARHWAWTDVPAQGSSLVQVAFTPARRGLHRLPTLTAETRFPLGTFRVWTVWRPAAQVMVYPAPELRAPPLPPGEPRAQGAGSAARAQSSGEFDGVRAYRRGDPLKNVLWKKAAKAGEHSGESGGLVVRDTQQAQRHELWLDVRQAGPLDLERKLSRLCAWVLQADRLGLDYGLRLSALEIKPASGEAHKRRCLEALATC from the coding sequence ATGGCCGCGTTCGCCTTCCTCCCCAACCCAATGTCGCTTGCCAGGGCACGCTTTCAACGCTGGTTTGAAGCGCGCCTGCCATTGAGCGACAGCGTCCTGCTCACCCAGCGCACCGTCTATATTTTGCCGACGCGCCCCGGCCTGATGCTGTTCCTGACGCTGCTGGTGCTGCTGGTCGCGTCGATCAATTACCAGCTCAACCTGGGCTATTTGCTGACTTTCCTGCTGGCCGGCACCACGCTGGTCGGCATGCATGTCTGCCACGGCACGCTGCGCGGACTTGCCATGAATTTGATAGCACCTCATGCCCACTACGCGGGCGCAACCACTGCTTTTGATATCAAACTCACGAATGCGCGGCGCTCCGTGCGCCACGGCATCGGCCTGAGCGTGCTCAATCCGCAGGATGTCGATGCCCAACAAGGCGCCGCGCGGCACTGGGCCTGGACCGACGTGCCCGCCCAAGGCAGCAGCCTGGTGCAGGTGGCCTTCACGCCCGCCCGGCGCGGCCTGCACCGCCTGCCCACGCTGACGGCCGAAACGCGTTTTCCGCTGGGCACCTTCCGCGTCTGGACGGTCTGGCGGCCCGCCGCGCAGGTCATGGTCTATCCGGCGCCCGAGCTTCGTGCGCCGCCGCTGCCGCCCGGCGAGCCGCGCGCCCAGGGCGCGGGCAGCGCCGCCCGTGCGCAAAGCAGCGGCGAATTCGACGGCGTGCGGGCCTATCGGCGCGGCGATCCGCTGAAAAACGTGCTCTGGAAAAAAGCCGCCAAGGCCGGTGAACACAGCGGTGAAAGCGGCGGTCTGGTGGTGCGCGACACCCAGCAGGCCCAGCGCCATGAACTCTGGCTCGATGTCCGGCAGGCCGGCCCGCTGGACCTGGAGCGCAAACTCTCGCGCCTGTGCGCCTGGGTGCTGCAGGCCGACCGGCTCGGACTCGACTACGGCCTGCGCCTGAGCGCGCTGGAGATCAAACCGGCCAGCGGCGAAGCCCACAAGCGCCGTTGCCTGGAAGCGCTGGCAACATGCTGA
- the mltB gene encoding lytic murein transglycosylase B: MTLHTPSFGFKLALFLIAISAGAASAKDVKPLKVKVSARAGQAQGPLYATRADAMQFADDLASRRSLDPEWVRQAIGQSRFNPTVARLMQPPARAFVKNWRVYRSRFIDPVRIQAGVNFWQANRSTLARAEKEYGVPPEIIVGIIGVETIYGRDTGSFRVMDSLATLAFDFPSSHPRAQERSDYFKGEIEQFLTMESRRNADPFEPRGSYAGAMGMPQFMPSSWAKHAVDFDGDGSIDLWNSPADVIGSVASYFKAYGWQSGMPTHYPVRFDASRLDMDALMAPDILPTFGVASFTAKGAVLEGPALEHKGPLALVELLNGPDAPSYVAGTENFYVITRYNWSSYYAMSVIELGREVAARLAP, encoded by the coding sequence ATGACACTTCACACCCCTTCCTTTGGCTTCAAGCTTGCTCTGTTTTTAATAGCTATCAGTGCAGGAGCAGCAAGCGCAAAGGATGTAAAACCCTTGAAAGTCAAGGTTTCCGCCAGAGCCGGGCAGGCGCAGGGGCCGCTGTATGCCACCCGCGCCGACGCCATGCAGTTTGCCGACGACCTGGCCAGCCGCCGCAGCCTTGACCCCGAGTGGGTGCGCCAGGCCATCGGCCAGTCGCGCTTCAACCCCACGGTGGCGCGGCTGATGCAGCCGCCCGCGCGGGCCTTCGTCAAGAACTGGCGCGTCTATCGCAGCCGCTTCATCGACCCGGTCCGCATCCAGGCCGGCGTGAACTTCTGGCAGGCCAACCGCAGCACGCTGGCACGCGCTGAAAAGGAATACGGCGTTCCCCCCGAGATCATCGTCGGCATCATCGGCGTCGAAACCATCTACGGCCGCGACACCGGCAGCTTTCGCGTGATGGATTCGCTGGCCACGCTGGCCTTCGACTTTCCGTCCAGCCACCCGCGCGCCCAGGAACGCAGCGACTACTTCAAGGGCGAGATCGAGCAGTTCCTGACCATGGAAAGCCGAAGGAATGCCGACCCGTTCGAGCCACGCGGCAGCTACGCCGGCGCCATGGGCATGCCGCAGTTCATGCCGTCGAGCTGGGCCAAGCACGCCGTGGACTTCGACGGCGACGGCAGCATTGATTTGTGGAACAGCCCGGCCGACGTGATCGGCTCGGTCGCCAGCTATTTCAAGGCCTACGGCTGGCAAAGCGGCATGCCGACGCACTACCCGGTGCGCTTCGACGCCAGCCGCCTCGACATGGACGCGCTGATGGCGCCCGACATCTTGCCGACCTTCGGCGTCGCCAGCTTCACCGCCAAGGGCGCGGTGCTCGAAGGCCCGGCCTTGGAGCACAAGGGTCCGCTGGCGCTGGTCGAGCTGCTCAACGGCCCGGATGCGCCCAGCTACGTGGCGGGAACCGAGAACTTCTACGTCATCACGCGTTACAACTGGAGCAGTTATTACGCAATGTCGGTGATCGAGCTGGGGCGGGAAGTGGCGGCGCGGCTCGCGCCATAG
- a CDS encoding DUF3488 and transglutaminase-like domain-containing protein codes for MLNPAAAPSIKLPTLTTLRTLPREGRDTLFLLAVIAWLLLPQAGRLPLWCSLGAGAVLLWRGWLALNARALPRKAWLLLLLALTLGATYVSHGTLLGRDAGVTLLVVLLTLKTLELRARRDAFVIFFLGFFCMLSNFFYSQSLLTAFSMVLGLLGLLTALVNAHMPVGKPPLAQAARTAGGMALLGAPIMLVLFMLFPRMAPLWGVPSDAMTGRSGLSARMEVGTMATLALDDSVAMRIRFEGEPPPQREMYFRGPVLSSFDGRQWLPSRDNLQPQHALPANLQVSGEPVHYEVTLEPTQRPWLLVMEAALQRPEVPGYRNFMEDDLQWLTSRPITELVRYKVSSYPAFTHGPAQPMRGLQEYVDLPPGFNPRTLALAAEIRRDPRYARANTAALVQVALERLRLGGYSYTLEPGVYGRDTADEFWFDRKEGFCEHIASSFVILMRALDIPARIVTGYQGGERNGVDGFWVVRQSDAHAWAEVWQAGRGWVRVDPTSAVAPGRTGAFQRLAAPRGTVAQAFGNFSPTLSAQFRATWEAINNGWNQWVLNYTQGKQLSLLKNIGFETPDWLDLTRLLIGALVLASIAGGGWAWWDRSQHDPWLRLLGRARKRLALAGIESTPATSPRQLARQVLQQYGNQGQALHDWLVQLEVQRYAPTAQTARTSTPLKSHVRQLDQLRQQFSRLRWPA; via the coding sequence ATGCTGAATCCAGCCGCAGCCCCATCGATAAAACTGCCGACCCTGACGACGCTGCGGACGCTGCCGCGAGAAGGCCGCGACACGCTGTTCCTGCTGGCCGTGATTGCCTGGCTGCTGCTGCCGCAGGCCGGCCGTTTGCCGCTGTGGTGCAGCCTGGGCGCGGGCGCGGTGCTGCTGTGGCGCGGCTGGCTGGCGCTGAACGCCCGCGCCCTGCCCCGCAAGGCATGGCTGCTGCTGCTGCTGGCGCTGACCCTGGGCGCCACCTATGTCTCGCACGGCACCTTGCTCGGGCGCGACGCCGGCGTGACGCTGCTGGTGGTGCTGCTCACGCTCAAGACGCTGGAGCTGCGCGCCCGGCGCGATGCGTTCGTAATTTTCTTCCTCGGCTTTTTCTGCATGCTGAGCAATTTTTTCTATTCGCAGTCGCTGCTGACGGCCTTCAGCATGGTGCTCGGGCTGCTGGGTCTGCTGACCGCGCTGGTCAATGCCCACATGCCGGTCGGCAAGCCGCCGCTGGCGCAGGCCGCCCGAACCGCCGGCGGGATGGCGCTGCTAGGCGCGCCCATCATGCTGGTGCTGTTCATGCTGTTTCCGCGAATGGCGCCGCTGTGGGGCGTGCCCAGCGATGCCATGACCGGCCGCAGCGGCCTGAGCGCGCGCATGGAAGTCGGCACGATGGCCACGCTGGCGCTGGACGACAGCGTGGCCATGCGCATCCGCTTCGAGGGCGAACCCCCGCCGCAGCGCGAGATGTATTTTCGCGGCCCGGTGCTCTCCAGCTTTGACGGGCGGCAGTGGTTGCCCTCGCGCGACAACCTGCAGCCCCAGCATGCGCTGCCGGCCAATCTGCAGGTGAGCGGCGAGCCGGTGCATTACGAAGTCACGCTGGAGCCGACCCAGCGGCCCTGGCTTTTGGTGATGGAAGCGGCGTTGCAGCGCCCCGAGGTGCCCGGTTACCGCAACTTCATGGAAGACGATTTGCAGTGGCTGACCAGCCGGCCCATCACCGAGCTGGTCCGCTACAAGGTCAGCAGCTACCCGGCCTTCACCCACGGACCCGCGCAGCCCATGCGCGGGCTGCAGGAATATGTCGATTTGCCGCCGGGCTTCAACCCGCGCACGCTGGCACTGGCCGCCGAGATACGGCGCGACCCGCGTTATGCCCGGGCCAATACGGCGGCATTGGTGCAGGTCGCGCTGGAGCGGCTGCGCCTAGGGGGCTACAGCTACACGCTGGAGCCCGGCGTGTATGGCCGCGACACCGCCGACGAATTCTGGTTTGACCGCAAGGAAGGCTTTTGCGAGCACATCGCGTCCAGTTTTGTCATTTTGATGCGCGCGCTCGACATTCCGGCGCGCATCGTCACCGGCTACCAGGGCGGCGAGCGCAACGGCGTTGACGGCTTCTGGGTCGTGCGGCAAAGCGATGCCCACGCCTGGGCCGAAGTCTGGCAGGCCGGGCGCGGCTGGGTGCGGGTCGATCCGACCTCGGCCGTGGCGCCGGGACGCACCGGCGCCTTCCAGCGGCTGGCCGCTCCCCGGGGCACCGTCGCGCAGGCCTTCGGCAATTTCAGCCCGACCCTGTCGGCGCAGTTTCGCGCCACCTGGGAAGCCATCAACAACGGCTGGAATCAGTGGGTTCTCAATTACACCCAGGGCAAGCAGCTCAGTTTGCTCAAGAACATCGGCTTTGAAACCCCGGACTGGCTAGACCTGACCCGCCTGCTGATAGGCGCGCTGGTGCTGGCCAGCATTGCGGGCGGCGGCTGGGCATGGTGGGACCGCAGCCAGCACGACCCGTGGCTGCGCCTGCTCGGCCGGGCACGCAAGCGGCTGGCGCTGGCCGGCATAGAAAGCACGCCCGCCACCTCGCCGCGCCAGCTGGCCCGGCAGGTGCTGCAGCAATACGGCAACCAGGGGCAAGCCCTGCACGACTGGCTGGTGCAGCTGGAGGTGCAGCGCTATGCCCCGACGGCCCAAACCGCCAGGACATCCACCCCGCTGAAAAGCCATGTCCGCCAGCTGGACCAGCTCAGGCAGCAATTCAGCCGACTGCGCTGGCCTGCTTAA